The proteins below are encoded in one region of Effusibacillus dendaii:
- the rplQ gene encoding 50S ribosomal protein L17, with amino-acid sequence MAYRKLNRRTGARQALFRDLVTDLFINERIQTTEAKAKEIRSIAEKMITLAKRGDLHARRQVAAFVRPEVADATGKQDVVQKLFSDIAPRFTERQGGYTRILKVGPRRGDGAPMAILELVE; translated from the coding sequence TTGGCATATCGCAAATTGAATCGGCGCACCGGTGCGCGTCAAGCGCTTTTCCGTGACTTGGTGACCGATCTGTTTATCAATGAACGAATTCAAACTACAGAAGCAAAGGCGAAAGAAATTCGCTCGATTGCCGAAAAAATGATTACTTTGGCGAAACGCGGTGATCTTCACGCGCGCCGTCAGGTGGCAGCATTTGTTCGTCCGGAGGTGGCAGATGCAACCGGTAAACAAGATGTTGTGCAAAAATTATTCTCGGACATTGCTCCCCGTTTTACAGAACGTCAAGGCGGGTACACGCGGATCCTGAAAGTCGGACCCCGTCGTGGTGACGGAGCTCCGATGGCGATTTTGGAACTGGTGGAATAA
- the rplM gene encoding 50S ribosomal protein L13 translates to MRTTYMAKPNAVERKWYLIDAEGKTVGRLATEIASILRGKHKPEFTPHVDTGDFVVVINAEKVVFTGNKLQNKIYRRHSLYPGGLKETTAANMLKTKPERVLQSAVKGMLPKNSLGAKMMTKLHVYAGGEHPHQAQQPIPWESKN, encoded by the coding sequence ATGCGTACGACATACATGGCGAAACCAAACGCTGTGGAACGGAAATGGTATTTAATTGACGCGGAAGGAAAAACAGTGGGCCGTTTGGCAACTGAGATTGCTTCCATTTTACGCGGTAAACATAAGCCGGAATTTACTCCGCATGTTGACACGGGCGATTTTGTTGTTGTTATCAATGCTGAAAAAGTTGTTTTCACAGGCAACAAGCTGCAAAACAAAATTTACCGTCGGCATTCTTTGTATCCGGGCGGCTTGAAAGAAACCACTGCAGCAAACATGTTGAAAACCAAACCGGAACGTGTTTTGCAATCTGCTGTTAAAGGCATGCTTCCGAAAAATAGCCTGGGTGCCAAGATGATGACGAAGTTGCATGTTTATGCAGGTGGAGAGCACCCGCATCAAGCACAACAACCGATTCCCTGGGAATCGAAAAACTAA
- the rpsI gene encoding 30S ribosomal protein S9, which produces MAQVQYWGTGRRKHSVARVRLVPGDGNIIVNRREINDYFGLESLKLVVKQPLLLTDVIGKYDVLCNVHGGGISGQAGAIRHGIARALLKADEELRPVLKKAGFLTRDPRMKERKKYGLKAARRAPQFSKR; this is translated from the coding sequence GTGGCTCAAGTTCAATACTGGGGTACCGGCCGCCGTAAACATTCGGTTGCACGTGTACGTCTTGTGCCGGGTGACGGCAATATTATTGTAAATCGACGTGAAATTAACGATTATTTCGGTCTCGAATCTTTGAAGCTGGTAGTTAAACAACCGCTGTTACTGACTGATGTAATAGGAAAGTATGACGTTCTCTGCAATGTTCATGGTGGAGGCATTTCCGGGCAAGCGGGAGCGATCCGTCATGGTATCGCAAGAGCGCTTTTGAAAGCGGACGAAGAACTTCGGCCTGTTCTGAAAAAAGCCGGATTCCTGACGCGTGACCCACGTATGAAGGAACGGAAAAAGTACGGACTCAAAGCGGCACGCCGCGCCCCGCAATTCTCCAAGCGTTAA
- a CDS encoding DNA-directed RNA polymerase subunit alpha: MIEIEKPKIEAVEISSDGTYGKFVVEPLERGYGTTLGNSLRRILLSSLPGAAATSVKIEGVLHEFSTIPGVVEDTTEIILNMKRLSLKIHSDEEKTLVIDVEGPKVVTAADIQADSDVEVLNTDLYIATVADGAKLYMEIKANRGRGYVPADRNKRDDMEIGVIPIDSIFTPISRVNYSVENTRVGQVTNYDKLMLELWTDGSIRPDEAVSLAAKIMTEHLMLFVGLTDKVKDTEIMVEKEDDKKEKVLEMTIEELDLSVRSYNCLKRAGINTVQELCAKTEEEMMKVRNLGRKSLEEVQEKLEELGLSLRKED, translated from the coding sequence ATGATCGAAATTGAAAAGCCAAAGATTGAGGCGGTTGAAATCAGTTCGGATGGAACTTATGGAAAGTTTGTGGTAGAGCCTTTGGAGCGAGGCTACGGAACAACACTAGGGAATTCGTTGCGCCGTATTTTGCTTTCCTCTTTGCCTGGGGCTGCAGCCACCTCGGTCAAAATTGAGGGTGTACTGCACGAGTTCTCGACGATTCCGGGAGTTGTGGAAGATACAACGGAAATTATCCTCAATATGAAACGGCTTTCTTTGAAAATTCATTCCGATGAAGAAAAAACTTTGGTGATCGATGTTGAGGGACCCAAAGTGGTTACGGCTGCCGACATTCAGGCAGATTCCGATGTGGAAGTTTTAAACACCGACCTGTATATTGCCACAGTTGCGGACGGGGCCAAACTGTATATGGAGATCAAGGCAAACCGCGGACGTGGATATGTTCCGGCCGACCGAAACAAGCGGGATGATATGGAGATTGGCGTGATCCCGATTGATTCCATTTTTACCCCGATTTCCCGTGTCAATTACAGTGTGGAAAATACACGTGTCGGACAAGTAACCAACTACGACAAACTGATGCTGGAACTGTGGACAGACGGAAGTATTCGTCCCGATGAAGCGGTTAGCTTGGCGGCCAAAATCATGACGGAACACTTGATGCTGTTTGTCGGATTGACCGACAAGGTAAAAGATACGGAAATTATGGTAGAGAAAGAAGATGACAAGAAAGAAAAGGTTCTCGAAATGACGATTGAAGAACTGGATCTTTCCGTTCGTTCCTACAACTGCTTGAAGCGTGCGGGCATCAATACCGTTCAGGAATTGTGTGCGAAAACGGAGGAAGAAATGATGAAGGTTCGCAACCTCGGCCGCAAATCGCTGGAAGAAGTGCAAGAAAAGTTGGAAGAACTGGGACTGTCACTTCGTAAAGAGGATTAA
- the truA gene encoding tRNA pseudouridine(38-40) synthase TruA, which produces MRNIRLIISYDGTNFHGFQTQPKLRTVQGQLQEAIEQLTGEYVQVIGSGRTDAGVHAEGQVANFHTSSKIPVDKWPHALNAVLPDDLVVRAAREVSPTFHARFDAKGKIYRYQIDRSVFPDVFVRRYAWHVSYPLDVGKMAQAASHMVGCHDFTSFCNAATPLEDRRRHVTDIRISEAGHLLHVTVSGKGFLWNMVRIMAGTLVDVGKGRIMPDEIPTIIHAQDRTYAGVTAPAHGLTLVQVEYED; this is translated from the coding sequence GTGCGCAACATCAGGTTGATAATATCCTACGACGGCACCAATTTTCATGGATTTCAGACGCAACCCAAATTGCGAACTGTGCAGGGACAATTGCAGGAAGCAATCGAGCAACTTACAGGAGAATATGTACAAGTCATCGGTTCGGGCAGGACGGATGCGGGGGTTCATGCAGAGGGGCAAGTGGCTAACTTTCATACTTCATCTAAAATTCCTGTTGATAAATGGCCTCATGCGCTCAACGCCGTATTGCCGGATGATTTGGTTGTTCGTGCGGCGAGAGAGGTTTCTCCAACGTTTCACGCCCGTTTTGATGCAAAGGGGAAAATCTACCGCTATCAAATAGACCGAAGCGTTTTTCCGGATGTGTTCGTTCGCCGTTATGCCTGGCATGTCTCTTATCCGTTGGATGTGGGCAAGATGGCGCAGGCAGCCAGCCATATGGTCGGGTGTCATGATTTTACAAGCTTTTGCAACGCTGCCACACCGTTGGAAGATCGCAGACGTCACGTCACTGACATCCGGATTTCAGAGGCTGGCCATTTACTGCATGTAACTGTAAGTGGAAAAGGCTTTCTATGGAATATGGTTCGTATTATGGCGGGTACGTTGGTGGATGTAGGAAAAGGCCGGATTATGCCCGATGAGATTCCAACAATTATCCATGCACAGGATCGGACATATGCGGGGGTTACCGCACCGGCGCATGGCTTAACGCTGGTTCAAGTGGAATATGAGGATTGA